A single Anatilimnocola floriformis DNA region contains:
- a CDS encoding toxin-antitoxin system YwqK family antitoxin has translation MTNPTSPNRNCRPQFTLRLLLIITAVIGIGLMVYRWPWTAETSLGKAEGWARSAEGKFLPGSKDYEIVRRNVYRRDWRGQAVKHGLEQSFRNGELWQEAHYYDGVLHGPRRVWDWNGEVAVEANYRAGVLHGPYRTFGLWPFEGRYDAGKWDGEWRGVVTHGASPLVPPIEMFMSEAGLPELDSHIFLLGPPLRPMETVTNYRQGKLHGKTLWRTLEGELLNTAEYADDNLVAWNGQPIVAQFLEWLGTLNDPTLVSQFAAATAGTWQQQPPYNRLTFDIDHSSLALRIAVDGVRVNQTLERRGSLAASLCELAANQGCGFDYRYGGLWMVPREIDPSPPFIDPTGVLQIEFPMGSQAAQDWRAVIDVQKNSETPQTCIAQLLAGTAIVYQDRTDDPTVVRPDLVLGSVLFRRSRRDALAYLLYQSDRKCELENGVLVIRMREGHEQATENTKPFEW, from the coding sequence ATGACCAATCCTACGTCTCCGAATCGCAACTGTCGTCCGCAATTCACTCTGCGATTGCTGCTGATCATCACGGCAGTGATTGGCATTGGCTTGATGGTCTATCGCTGGCCATGGACGGCGGAAACTTCTCTGGGCAAAGCAGAGGGCTGGGCGCGCAGTGCGGAAGGCAAATTCCTGCCCGGTAGCAAGGATTATGAGATCGTTCGCCGCAACGTCTATCGGCGCGATTGGCGCGGCCAGGCCGTGAAGCATGGTTTGGAGCAAAGTTTTCGTAATGGCGAGCTATGGCAAGAAGCTCACTACTACGATGGCGTGTTGCATGGACCGCGGCGAGTCTGGGATTGGAACGGCGAGGTCGCGGTTGAAGCAAACTATCGCGCTGGCGTGTTGCACGGACCATACCGAACGTTTGGCTTGTGGCCCTTTGAAGGTCGATACGATGCCGGAAAGTGGGACGGCGAATGGCGCGGAGTGGTTACCCACGGAGCGTCACCCCTGGTCCCGCCCATTGAAATGTTTATGAGTGAGGCTGGCTTGCCTGAACTTGATTCGCACATCTTTCTCCTCGGCCCACCGCTCCGCCCTATGGAGACCGTCACCAACTATCGCCAAGGCAAACTTCATGGCAAAACGCTATGGCGAACACTGGAGGGCGAACTGCTGAACACGGCTGAGTATGCCGATGACAACCTCGTTGCCTGGAACGGCCAACCGATTGTGGCGCAATTTCTGGAGTGGCTGGGGACTTTGAACGATCCAACGCTCGTCAGTCAGTTTGCTGCCGCGACCGCAGGAACCTGGCAACAGCAGCCACCCTACAACCGGCTGACCTTCGACATTGATCACTCCTCACTCGCGCTGAGAATTGCTGTCGATGGCGTGCGTGTTAACCAGACCCTCGAAAGGCGCGGCTCGCTCGCGGCAAGTCTGTGTGAGCTAGCCGCCAATCAAGGTTGTGGTTTTGACTACCGCTACGGCGGACTCTGGATGGTGCCGCGCGAGATCGATCCATCGCCGCCGTTTATCGATCCAACGGGTGTGCTGCAGATCGAGTTTCCGATGGGGAGCCAGGCCGCACAGGACTGGCGTGCGGTCATTGACGTGCAGAAGAACTCAGAGACTCCCCAAACTTGCATCGCTCAATTGCTCGCCGGTACCGCGATTGTGTATCAAGATCGAACCGATGATCCCACCGTTGTGCGCCCCGACCTTGTCTTGGGCTCAGTGCTCTTCCGACGGAGCCGCCGCGATGCGCTGGCTTATTTACTCTATCAATCGGATCGCAAGTGCGAACTAGAAAACGGCGTGCTCGTGATTCGCATGCGCGAGGGTCATGAGCAGGCCACGGAAAATACCAAGCCATTTGAGTGGTGA